The Tardiphaga alba genome includes a window with the following:
- a CDS encoding ABC transporter permease: MNAITPIAVDTSASPRRTSSLKATLQHTRYILGENRVTAFAFGLLVVIVFAAVFGPYIVPHDPLASNTMQALKPPSAANWFGTDQLGRDIFSRVVVATRLDLFIAVASVALVFAMGGLAGIAAGYFGGWTDRIVGRIGDTIMAFPLFVLAMGIVAALGNTVQNIIIATAIVNFPLYARVARAEANVRREAGFVQAARLSGNSEMRILLVHILPNIMPITIVQMSLTMGYAILNAAGLSFIGLGVRPPTAEWGIMVAEGASFMVSGEWWIALFPGLALMIAVFCFNLLGDGLRDIVDPQRRT, translated from the coding sequence ATGAATGCGATCACGCCCATCGCCGTCGATACGTCGGCATCACCGCGCCGGACCTCAAGCCTTAAAGCGACGCTGCAGCACACCCGTTACATTCTCGGCGAGAACCGCGTCACGGCCTTCGCCTTCGGCCTGCTTGTCGTAATCGTGTTTGCGGCGGTGTTCGGCCCCTATATCGTTCCGCACGATCCCCTCGCCAGCAACACGATGCAGGCGCTGAAGCCGCCGTCGGCGGCCAACTGGTTCGGTACCGATCAACTCGGCCGCGACATCTTCAGCCGCGTGGTGGTGGCGACGCGGCTCGATCTCTTCATTGCCGTCGCGTCGGTGGCGCTTGTGTTCGCCATGGGCGGGCTGGCCGGCATTGCTGCCGGCTATTTCGGCGGCTGGACCGACCGTATCGTCGGCCGCATCGGCGATACGATCATGGCGTTTCCGCTCTTCGTGCTGGCCATGGGCATCGTCGCGGCCCTCGGCAACACCGTGCAGAACATCATCATCGCCACGGCGATCGTGAATTTTCCGCTCTATGCGCGTGTCGCCCGCGCTGAGGCCAATGTGCGCCGCGAGGCCGGCTTCGTGCAGGCCGCGCGACTGTCGGGCAATAGCGAGATGCGCATCCTGCTGGTGCATATCCTGCCCAACATCATGCCGATCACGATCGTCCAGATGTCGCTGACCATGGGCTACGCCATTCTCAATGCAGCCGGCCTGTCCTTCATCGGCCTCGGCGTGCGACCGCCCACGGCAGAATGGGGCATCATGGTCGCGGAAGGCGCGTCCTTCATGGTGTCCGGCGAATGGTGGATCGCACTGTTTCCCGGCCTCGCGCTGATGATCGCGGTGTTCTGCTTCAACCTGCTCGGCGACGGTCTGCGCGACATCGTCGATCCGCAGCGGCGGACGTGA